A genomic window from Helicobacter pylori includes:
- a CDS encoding LPS-assembly protein LptD, whose translation MIRLFCIRWFYAVVFFLLSVLEAKEIAMQRFDKQNHKIFEILADKVSAKDNVITASGNAILLNYDVYILADKVSYDTKTKEALLEGNIRVYRGEGLLVKTDYVKLSLNEKYEIIFPFYVQDSVSGIWVSADIASGKDQKYKVKNMSASGCSIDNPIWHVNATSGSFNMQKSHLSMWNPKIYVGDIPILYLPYIFMSTSNKRTTGFLYPEFGTSNLDGFIYLQPFYLAPKNSWDMTFTPQIRYKRGFGLNFEARYINSKDDRFLFNARYFRNYTSYVKRYDLRNQNIYGFEFLSSSRDTLQKYFHLKSNIDNGHYIDFLYMNDLDYVRFEKVNKRITDATHMSRANYYLQTENNYYGLNIKYFLNLNKINNNRTFQSVPNLQYHKYLNSLYFRNLLYSVDYQFRNTAREIGYGYVQNALNVPVGLQFSLFKKYLSLGLWNDLQLSNVALMQSKRSYVPSIPNESREFGNFVSSNFSMYVNTDLAREYNKLFHTIQLEAIFNIPYYTFKNGLFSQDMYALSAQALNSYTSPLLRDYDYQGRLYDSVWNPNSILPINASNKTVDLTLTQYLYGLGGQELLYFKISQLINLDDKVSPFRMPLESKIGFSPLTGLNIFGNVFYSFYQNRLEEISVNANYQRKFLSFNLSYFLKNNFSSGINSIVENPADYLKAGFSNDFGYFSMSADVGYDIRNNVVLNWNVGIYKKIRCFGIGFKFVNQRRPILTGDPNQPIRVFENNYVKLELDFSPITKTNVTYRSLQRK comes from the coding sequence ATGATTCGTTTGTTTTGTATTCGTTGGTTTTATGCGGTGGTGTTTTTTTTATTGAGCGTTTTAGAGGCTAAAGAAATCGCTATGCAACGATTTGACAAACAAAACCATAAGATTTTTGAAATCCTTGCGGATAAAGTGAGCGCTAAAGACAATGTGATAACCGCTTCAGGGAATGCGATCTTATTGAATTATGATGTGTATATTTTAGCGGACAAGGTGAGCTATGACACTAAGACTAAAGAAGCGTTGTTAGAGGGCAATATTAGGGTTTATAGGGGCGAGGGTTTGCTCGTTAAAACCGATTATGTGAAATTGAGCTTGAATGAAAAATATGAAATCATTTTCCCCTTTTATGTTCAAGATAGCGTGAGCGGGATTTGGGTGAGCGCGGATATTGCTAGCGGGAAGGATCAAAAATATAAGGTTAAAAACATGAGCGCTTCAGGGTGTAGCATTGATAACCCTATTTGGCATGTCAATGCGACTTCTGGCTCATTCAACATGCAAAAATCGCATCTGTCTATGTGGAACCCTAAAATTTATGTCGGCGATATTCCTATATTGTATTTGCCTTATATTTTCATGTCCACGAGCAATAAAAGAACTACCGGGTTTTTATACCCTGAGTTTGGCACTTCCAACTTGGACGGGTTTATTTATTTGCAACCCTTTTATTTAGCCCCCAAAAACTCATGGGATATGACCTTTACCCCACAAATCCGCTATAAAAGGGGTTTTGGCTTGAACTTTGAAGCGCGCTACATTAACTCTAAAGACGATAGGTTTTTATTCAACGCTCGTTATTTTAGGAATTACACTTCATATGTCAAACGCTACGATTTGAGGAATCAAAACATCTATGGTTTTGAATTTTTAAGCTCTAGTAGGGACACTTTACAGAAATATTTTCATCTTAAGTCTAATATTGACAACGGGCATTACATTGACTTTTTATACATGAACGATTTGGACTATGTGCGTTTTGAAAAGGTCAATAAGCGTATCACTGACGCCACGCACATGTCTAGGGCGAATTATTATTTGCAAACAGAAAACAATTACTACGGCTTGAATATCAAGTATTTTTTAAACTTAAACAAAATCAACAACAACCGCACTTTCCAATCTGTCCCTAATTTGCAATACCATAAATATTTAAATTCTTTGTATTTTAGAAATTTATTGTATTCAGTGGATTATCAATTTAGAAACACCGCAAGAGAGATTGGCTATGGCTATGTGCAAAACGCTTTGAATGTCCCGGTGGGTTTGCAATTTTCTTTGTTTAAAAAGTATTTGTCCTTAGGGCTTTGGAATGATCTCCAATTGTCTAATGTGGCTTTAATGCAATCTAAAAGATCTTATGTGCCAAGCATTCCTAATGAATCAAGGGAATTTGGGAATTTTGTGTCGTCAAATTTTTCCATGTATGTCAATACGGATTTGGCTAGAGAATACAACAAACTTTTCCACACGATCCAATTGGAAGCGATTTTTAACATCCCTTACTACACTTTTAAAAATGGCTTATTTTCTCAAGACATGTATGCTTTGAGCGCGCAAGCCTTAAACAGCTACACTTCGCCTTTATTAAGGGATTATGATTATCAAGGGCGTTTGTATGACTCCGTGTGGAATCCTAACAGCATTTTACCTATCAATGCGAGCAATAAGACAGTGGATTTAACCCTAACGCAATACCTTTATGGTTTAGGGGGGCAGGAGTTGTTGTATTTTAAAATATCGCAACTCATCAATCTTGATGATAAAGTTTCGCCCTTTAGAATGCCTTTAGAAAGCAAGATCGGGTTTTCGCCCTTAACAGGATTGAATATCTTTGGGAATGTCTTTTATTCATTTTATCAAAACCGCTTAGAAGAAATCTCTGTGAACGCTAATTACCAACGCAAATTTTTAAGCTTTAACCTCTCTTATTTTTTAAAAAACAATTTTAGCAGTGGGATTAATAGCATCGTAGAAAATCCTGCGGATTATTTGAAAGCGGGTTTTAGCAACGACTTTGGTTATTTTTCCATGAGTGCAGATGTGGGTTATGATATTAGAAATAATGTGGTGTTAAACTGGAATGTAGGGATTTACAAAAAAATCCGTTGTTTTGGGATTGGCTTTAAATTTGTCAACCAACGACGCCCTATTCTCACCGGCGATCCTAACCAACCTATAAGAGTGTTTGAAAATAACTATGTTAAGCTAGAATTAGATTTTTCACCGATCACTAAAACCAATGTAACTTACCGCTCCTTACAGCGTAAGTAA
- a CDS encoding RDD family protein encodes MRSPNLEKEETEIIETLLMHEKMRLCPFYWRILAFLTDSLLVAFLLSDLLSACDFLHSLYWLTNPIYYGVFVALGFIILYGVYEIFFVCLCKMSLAKLVFRIKIIDIYLADCPSRAMLCKRLGLKIVVFLCPFLWFVVFKNPYHRAWHEEKSKSLLVLF; translated from the coding sequence ATGCGATCCCCAAATTTAGAAAAAGAAGAAACAGAAATCATAGAAACACTCCTTATGCATGAAAAAATGCGTCTATGCCCCTTTTATTGGCGCATCTTAGCGTTTTTAACCGATAGTTTGTTAGTGGCGTTTTTATTGAGCGATCTTTTAAGCGCGTGCGATTTTTTGCATTCTTTGTATTGGCTGACTAACCCTATTTATTACGGCGTGTTTGTGGCACTTGGTTTTATTATCTTGTATGGCGTTTATGAAATCTTTTTTGTGTGTTTGTGCAAGATGAGCTTGGCTAAACTGGTTTTTAGGATTAAAATCATTGATATTTATTTGGCGGATTGCCCTAGTAGGGCCATGTTATGCAAGCGTTTAGGGTTAAAAATCGTGGTTTTTTTATGCCCTTTTTTATGGTTTGTGGTGTTTAAAAATCCCTATCATAGGGCATGGCATGAAGAAAAAAGCAAAAGTCTTTTGGTGTTGTTTTAA
- the purD gene encoding phosphoribosylamine--glycine ligase: MKDNNSYNVLIVGNKGREYALAQRLQQDERVNALYFCLGNGGTQDLGENLECEHYEHIVELALKKQIHLAIISEEELLALGLTEMLEKAGILVFGASKEAAKLETSKSYMKGFVKECGIKSVSYFETNDLKEALNYLQNASFPLVIKALNKNTSIVHHQEEALKILEDAFKHSNESVIIEPFLEGFELSVTALIANDDFILLPFCQNYKRLLEGDHGVNTGGMGAIAPANFFSNELEEKIKNHIFKPTLEKLQANNTPFKGVLLAEIVVIEEKGVLEPYLLDFGVRFKDIECQTILPLLESSLLDLCLATAKGELNSLELVFSKEFVMSVALVSRNYPTSSSPKQTLYIDPVDEKKGHLILGEVEQDNGVFESSGGRVIFAIGKGKSLLEARNNAYEIAQKVHFEGMFYRKDIGFKALDLKEYS, encoded by the coding sequence ATGAAAGATAACAACAGCTATAATGTTTTAATTGTGGGGAATAAGGGGCGAGAGTATGCTTTGGCTCAAAGGCTTCAGCAAGACGAACGAGTGAATGCTTTGTATTTTTGTTTGGGTAATGGTGGCACTCAAGATTTAGGCGAGAATCTGGAATGCGAACATTACGAGCATATCGTGGAATTAGCTCTTAAAAAACAAATCCATCTAGCCATCATTTCAGAAGAAGAGCTTTTAGCTTTAGGGCTTACAGAAATGCTAGAAAAAGCGGGCATTTTAGTGTTTGGGGCTTCTAAAGAAGCGGCTAAATTAGAGACTTCTAAAAGCTATATGAAAGGTTTTGTTAAAGAGTGCGGCATTAAAAGCGTGTCTTACTTTGAAACAAACGATCTCAAAGAAGCTTTGAATTATCTCCAAAACGCTTCTTTCCCCTTAGTGATTAAAGCGTTGAATAAAAATACAAGCATTGTCCACCATCAAGAAGAAGCGCTAAAAATCCTTGAAGACGCTTTCAAACACAGCAATGAATCTGTGATCATAGAGCCTTTTTTAGAAGGCTTTGAGCTTTCTGTTACAGCGCTCATAGCTAATGATGATTTTATCTTGTTGCCCTTTTGCCAAAACTACAAGCGCTTATTAGAGGGGGATCATGGGGTTAATACAGGGGGTATGGGGGCCATTGCTCCTGCAAACTTTTTCTCTAATGAATTGGAAGAGAAAATAAAAAATCACATCTTCAAACCCACTTTAGAGAAACTTCAAGCTAATAACACGCCTTTTAAAGGGGTTTTATTGGCTGAAATTGTGGTTATAGAAGAAAAGGGCGTTTTAGAGCCGTATTTATTGGATTTTGGCGTGCGTTTTAAAGATATTGAATGCCAGACGATTTTACCCCTTTTAGAAAGCTCGCTTTTGGATCTATGTTTGGCTACAGCCAAAGGGGAATTAAACTCTCTTGAATTGGTGTTTTCTAAAGAATTTGTGATGAGTGTCGCGCTTGTTTCTAGGAATTACCCCACTAGCTCTTCGCCCAAACAAACCCTTTATATTGATCCGGTTGATGAAAAAAAGGGCCATTTGATTTTAGGGGAAGTGGAACAGGATAATGGCGTGTTTGAAAGCAGTGGGGGGAGGGTGATCTTTGCCATTGGTAAAGGGAAATCCTTACTGGAAGCCAGAAATAATGCCTATGAAATCGCTCAAAAAGTGCATTTTGAAGGCATGTTTTATCGCAAGGATATTGGTTTTAAGGCGTTGGATTTAAAAGAATATTCTTAA
- a CDS encoding ABC transporter ATP-binding protein: MLVEIENLTKTYGSLKALDNIHLKLPKQQFIGLLGPNGAGKTTLLKILAGLNLNYQGKVKILGKNIGIETKKSVAFLSDGDFLDPKITPLKAIAFYKDFFSDFDELKALNLLKRFSVPLKREFKALSKGMREKLQLILTLSRNASLYLFDEPVAGIDPIAREEIFELIAKEFSQNASLLVSTHLVVDVEKYLDSAIFLKEAKVVAFGNVGELKKGYSSLEAAYKEKLK; this comes from the coding sequence ATGCTAGTAGAAATAGAGAATTTGACTAAAACTTATGGGAGCTTGAAAGCGTTAGACAATATCCATTTGAAACTGCCCAAACAGCAATTTATAGGGCTTTTAGGCCCTAATGGAGCCGGCAAAACCACTTTATTAAAAATTTTAGCCGGATTGAATTTAAACTATCAGGGAAAAGTGAAAATTTTAGGGAAAAATATTGGCATAGAGACGAAAAAAAGCGTGGCGTTTTTAAGCGATGGCGATTTTTTAGACCCTAAAATAACGCCCTTAAAAGCGATCGCTTTTTACAAGGATTTTTTTAGCGATTTTGACGAGTTAAAAGCGTTGAATTTGCTAAAACGCTTCAGCGTGCCTTTAAAAAGAGAATTCAAAGCCCTTTCAAAAGGCATGAGGGAAAAGTTACAGCTGATTTTAACCCTATCACGAAACGCCTCTTTGTATCTTTTTGATGAGCCGGTGGCTGGGATTGACCCTATTGCAAGAGAAGAAATTTTTGAATTAATCGCTAAGGAATTTAGCCAAAACGCAAGCTTGTTAGTCTCTACGCATTTGGTGGTGGATGTGGAAAAGTATTTAGATAGCGCGATTTTTTTAAAAGAAGCCAAAGTGGTGGCTTTTGGGAATGTGGGGGAATTAAAAAAAGGGTATAGCAGTTTGGAAGCGGCGTATAAAGAAAAATTGAAATAA
- a CDS encoding di-trans,poly-cis-decaprenylcistransferase — protein sequence MDGNGRWARLKNKARAYGHKKGVKTLKDITIWCANHQLECLTLYAFSTENWKRPKSEVDFLMKMLKKYLKDERSTYLNNHIRFRAIGDLEGFSKELRDTILRLENDTRHFKDFTQVLALNYGSKNELSRAFKSLLENPPNNNIELLENLENEISNRLDTHDLPEVDLLLRTGGEMRLSNFLLWQSSYAELFFTPILWPDFTPKDLENIINDFYKRVRKFGELKC from the coding sequence ATGGATGGTAATGGCAGGTGGGCTAGATTAAAGAATAAAGCTAGGGCTTATGGGCATAAAAAGGGTGTGAAAACCCTTAAAGACATTACAATATGGTGCGCTAACCATCAATTAGAATGCTTGACTCTTTACGCTTTTTCTACGGAAAATTGGAAACGCCCTAAAAGTGAAGTGGATTTTTTAATGAAAATGCTTAAAAAATACCTTAAAGATGAGCGATCCACTTATTTGAATAATCACATACGCTTCAGGGCGATAGGGGATTTAGAGGGCTTTTCTAAAGAACTGAGGGACACGATTTTACGGCTTGAAAACGATACCAGGCATTTTAAGGATTTTACGCAAGTTTTAGCCCTTAATTACGGATCTAAAAACGAGCTTTCAAGGGCTTTTAAAAGTTTGTTAGAGAACCCGCCCAATAATAATATAGAGCTTTTAGAAAACCTAGAAAATGAAATCTCCAATCGTTTGGACACGCATGATTTACCGGAAGTGGATTTATTGTTACGAACGGGGGGGGAAATGCGCTTGTCTAATTTTTTGTTGTGGCAGTCTAGCTATGCGGAATTGTTTTTCACGCCGATTTTATGGCCTGATTTCACCCCTAAAGATTTAGAAAACATCATCAACGATTTTTATAAAAGAGTGCGCAAATTCGGGGAATTAAAATGCTAG
- a CDS encoding FAD-binding and (Fe-S)-binding domain-containing protein, producing the protein MEENYQAFFREASKFLNERVFKDYLRRLAYGIDASCYRYIPKIVVWVKNEEEVQKLCILAQKHSVSLTFRAAGSSLSGQASCDGVLVMATHFFKDARVLDNAQSIKLACGVIGSHANALLKPYHKKIGPDPATINTAMIGGIVANNASGMCCGVEQNSYKTLKSLRVILADGTLLDTANQESVESFKNMRKDLIEGVLNLRNEILKDQALHALIKKKYEIKNTTGYSLNALIDFEDPMEIISHLFIGSEGTLGFISSVELECVKDYAYKTCALLFYENLEQCAKAAQILAALKAKYPEMISSAELMDYASLKSVKNLEGMPSVILEIKEPNACLLIQSESDERAILENNMQTILDALNAIPVVLDTQISSDPSIYQSWWKIRKGIFPIAASKRKSQSSVIIEDVCFSKEDFVEGAKAIEGLLKKHGFKDDSIIFGHALSGNLHFVVTPILENEAERKAFENLAYEMFLMVSKSSGSIKAEHGTGRMVAPFVEMEWGEKAYQIHKQIKALFDPNGLLNPDVIITDDKEIHTKNLKSIYPIEEYLDMCMECGFCERICPSKDLSLTPRQRIVIHREIERLKERVSHGHNEDQVLLDELLKESEYLAHATCAVCHMCSTLCPLEIDTGSIALNHYQTNPKGKKFASKILNNMQTTTSMARFSLKSAVVVQNLIGSNNLVSLTKKIKKFIKPFPKAFHYMPKNNAYALENKILKSEEKVIYFSTCINRSFSPSTKMADRRSVQEAFESLCQKAKVSVMYPDGLNALCCGKAFINYTDLTKQNNEKNHAIFLKLSDNGKIPIVLDHSACSTHFFKQMKAYKDLKVYDLSVYIEEILSPKLKFNPINEDIGLYTMCALKLENKEEVLLNLAKKCTLGEIVIHKETGCCGFAGNKGFFTPELNESALDGFQTFYQSYNLKRGFSTSSTCEIGLSEKTRFSWQHIAYLVDACTL; encoded by the coding sequence GTGGAAGAAAATTACCAAGCTTTTTTTAGGGAAGCGAGCAAATTTTTAAACGAGCGGGTTTTTAAGGATTACTTACGCCGTTTGGCTTATGGCATTGATGCGTCATGCTATCGTTATATCCCTAAAATAGTCGTTTGGGTGAAAAATGAAGAAGAAGTTCAAAAGCTTTGCATTTTAGCTCAAAAACACAGCGTTTCATTGACTTTTAGAGCGGCTGGGAGTTCCTTATCAGGGCAGGCGAGTTGCGATGGGGTGCTGGTTATGGCTACGCATTTTTTTAAAGACGCTCGCGTTTTAGATAACGCTCAAAGCATCAAGCTTGCATGCGGAGTCATAGGGAGTCATGCGAACGCTTTATTAAAACCTTACCATAAGAAAATAGGCCCGGATCCCGCTACGATAAACACCGCTATGATAGGGGGGATTGTTGCTAATAACGCTAGCGGGATGTGTTGCGGGGTGGAACAAAATAGCTATAAAACCTTAAAATCCTTAAGAGTCATTTTAGCTGATGGCACGCTTTTAGACACAGCCAATCAAGAGAGCGTTGAGAGTTTTAAAAACATGCGCAAAGATTTGATTGAAGGGGTTTTAAACTTAAGAAACGAAATTTTAAAAGACCAAGCGTTGCACGCTCTCATTAAGAAAAAATACGAGATCAAAAACACCACCGGCTATAGCTTGAACGCTCTCATTGATTTTGAAGATCCTATGGAAATCATTAGCCATTTATTCATAGGTTCTGAGGGGACTTTGGGCTTTATTTCAAGCGTGGAATTAGAATGCGTGAAAGACTACGCTTATAAAACTTGCGCGTTATTGTTTTATGAAAATTTAGAACAATGCGCCAAAGCCGCTCAAATCTTAGCCGCCTTAAAAGCCAAATATCCTGAAATGATTTCTTCAGCAGAGCTTATGGATTATGCGTCCTTAAAAAGCGTGAAAAATTTAGAGGGCATGCCTAGCGTGATCTTAGAAATCAAAGAGCCTAACGCATGCTTACTCATTCAAAGCGAAAGCGATGAAAGAGCCATTTTAGAAAACAACATGCAAACGATTTTAGACGCTTTGAATGCGATACCGGTCGTTTTAGACACTCAAATCAGCAGCGATCCTAGTATCTATCAATCGTGGTGGAAAATCAGAAAAGGCATTTTCCCTATCGCAGCGTCAAAAAGAAAAAGCCAAAGCTCTGTGATCATTGAAGACGTGTGCTTTAGTAAAGAGGATTTTGTAGAAGGGGCAAAAGCGATTGAAGGGCTTTTAAAAAAACATGGCTTTAAGGATGATAGCATTATTTTTGGGCATGCGTTAAGCGGGAATTTGCATTTTGTCGTAACGCCGATTTTAGAAAATGAAGCTGAAAGGAAGGCGTTTGAAAATCTGGCTTATGAGATGTTTTTAATGGTGAGTAAAAGTTCTGGCTCTATCAAAGCCGAACATGGCACAGGCAGGATGGTAGCCCCTTTTGTGGAAATGGAGTGGGGAGAAAAAGCTTATCAAATCCACAAGCAAATCAAAGCGTTGTTTGATCCTAACGGCCTTTTAAACCCTGATGTGATCATCACTGATGATAAAGAAATCCACACTAAAAATTTAAAAAGCATTTACCCTATTGAAGAATATTTGGACATGTGCATGGAATGCGGGTTTTGTGAAAGGATTTGCCCAAGTAAAGACTTGTCTTTAACGCCACGACAACGCATCGTCATTCACAGAGAAATAGAGCGCTTGAAAGAAAGGGTAAGTCATGGTCATAATGAAGATCAGGTTTTATTAGATGAGCTTTTAAAAGAGTCTGAATATTTAGCGCACGCTACTTGCGCGGTGTGCCACATGTGCTCTACTTTATGCCCTTTAGAAATTGATACTGGGAGCATCGCCCTAAATCATTACCAAACAAACCCTAAAGGCAAAAAGTTCGCTTCAAAAATCCTTAATAATATGCAAACAACCACAAGCATGGCTCGTTTTTCTTTAAAAAGCGCTGTCGTGGTTCAAAACCTCATAGGCTCTAACAATTTAGTGAGCCTGACTAAAAAGATTAAAAAATTCATCAAGCCTTTCCCTAAAGCCTTCCATTACATGCCTAAAAACAACGCCTATGCTTTAGAAAATAAAATACTCAAGAGTGAAGAAAAAGTCATTTATTTCAGCACTTGCATCAACCGCTCGTTTTCTCCATCAACAAAAATGGCAGATAGAAGAAGCGTTCAAGAAGCGTTTGAATCCTTATGCCAAAAAGCCAAGGTTTCTGTAATGTATCCTGATGGATTGAATGCGCTTTGTTGCGGGAAAGCCTTTATCAATTACACCGACTTAACCAAACAAAACAACGAAAAAAACCATGCGATTTTTTTAAAATTAAGCGATAATGGCAAAATACCGATCGTCTTAGACCATAGTGCATGTTCGACGCATTTTTTCAAACAAATGAAAGCTTATAAGGATTTGAAAGTCTATGATTTGAGCGTCTATATTGAAGAGATTTTAAGCCCAAAATTAAAATTTAACCCCATTAACGAAGACATAGGCTTATACACGATGTGCGCTTTGAAATTAGAAAATAAAGAAGAGGTGTTATTGAATCTGGCTAAAAAATGCACTTTGGGTGAGATTGTTATCCATAAAGAGACGGGTTGTTGCGGCTTTGCAGGGAATAAGGGCTTTTTTACCCCTGAATTAAACGAGAGTGCTTTGGATGGCTTTCAAACATTTTATCAATCTTATAATCTTAAAAGGGGCTTTTCCACTTCTAGCACTTGCGAGATTGGCTTGAGTGAAAAAACCCGATTTTCTTGGCAGCATATCGCTTATTTAGTGGATGCTTGCACGCTTTAA
- a CDS encoding rhodanese-like domain-containing protein, which translates to MLEDYAISLEEVNFNDFIVVDVRELDEYEELHLPNSTLISVNDEEKLADFLSQHKDKKVLLHCRSGARALNAAKSMHALGYTPYYLEGNVYDFEKYGFRMIYNDTSLSGKKN; encoded by the coding sequence ATGCTTGAAGATTATGCAATCAGTTTAGAAGAAGTCAATTTTAATGATTTTATCGTGGTGGATGTACGCGAATTGGACGAATATGAAGAATTGCATTTGCCTAATTCTACGCTCATTAGCGTCAATGATGAAGAAAAGCTCGCTGATTTTTTATCTCAACACAAAGATAAAAAAGTATTGCTCCATTGCAGGTCTGGGGCTAGGGCTTTAAATGCGGCTAAAAGCATGCATGCATTAGGCTATACGCCCTATTATTTAGAGGGCAATGTCTATGACTTTGAAAAATACGGCTTTAGAATGATCTATAACGACACTTCTTTGAGCGGTAAAAAAAACTAG
- a CDS encoding uroporphyrinogen-III synthase codes for MREIVWVHSQRIAPYKTLILNELCYYPLELDLTPFNALIFTSKNAVFSLLETLNNSPKLKMLQNIPAYALSEPTAKTLQDHYFKTAFIGKKAHGKEFAKEIIPLLEKKSVLYLRAKDIVSSLDAILLEHGINLKQAVIYENKLKHLTLSEQNALKPQENSILIFTAISHAKAFLHYFEFLKNYTAISIGNTTASYLKDQGIQSYVAQKPSLEACLNLALSLKVD; via the coding sequence ATGAGGGAGATTGTATGGGTGCATTCTCAAAGGATTGCCCCTTATAAAACTCTCATCTTAAATGAATTATGCTACTATCCTTTAGAATTAGACTTAACCCCTTTTAACGCCCTGATTTTCACCTCTAAAAATGCAGTGTTTTCCTTGCTAGAAACTTTAAACAATAGCCCTAAACTCAAAATGTTACAAAATATCCCCGCTTACGCTTTGAGCGAACCCACCGCCAAAACCCTACAAGATCATTATTTTAAAACCGCCTTTATAGGGAAAAAAGCTCATGGCAAAGAGTTTGCCAAAGAAATCATTCCTTTATTGGAAAAAAAAAGCGTTTTGTATCTCAGGGCAAAAGACATTGTTTCTTCTTTAGACGCTATCCTTTTAGAGCATGGGATCAATCTTAAGCAAGCCGTTATTTATGAAAACAAGCTCAAACATTTGACTTTAAGCGAACAAAACGCCCTAAAACCCCAAGAAAATAGCATTCTTATTTTTACCGCCATAAGCCATGCAAAAGCCTTTTTGCACTATTTTGAATTTTTAAAAAATTACACCGCCATCAGCATTGGCAACACGACCGCTTCTTATTTAAAAGATCAAGGCATTCAAAGCTATGTTGCTCAAAAACCCTCTTTAGAGGCGTGTTTGAATTTAGCTTTAAGTTTGAAAGTTGATTAA
- the crcB gene encoding fluoride efflux transporter CrcB, whose translation MNFVFLWAALGGAIGSSLRYFVGKMMPSKFLMFESFPLGTFSVNLIGCFVIGFMGHLAVKKVFGDDFGIFFVTGVLGGFTTFSSYGLDTLKLLQKSQYMEALSYVLGTNILGLVGVAIGWFLAKNFVGIN comes from the coding sequence ATGAATTTTGTTTTTTTATGGGCCGCTTTAGGGGGAGCGATAGGGAGTTCGTTAAGGTATTTTGTGGGCAAAATGATGCCTAGCAAATTTTTAATGTTTGAAAGTTTTCCTTTAGGGACTTTTAGCGTGAATCTCATAGGGTGTTTTGTCATCGGCTTTATGGGGCATTTGGCCGTTAAAAAAGTTTTTGGCGATGATTTTGGGATCTTTTTTGTTACCGGGGTTTTAGGGGGTTTTACGACCTTTTCTTCTTACGGGTTAGACACTTTAAAGCTCTTGCAAAAATCCCAATACATGGAAGCCCTTTCTTACGTTTTAGGCACTAATATTTTAGGGCTTGTTGGGGTGGCTATCGGCTGGTTTTTGGCTAAAAATTTTGTAGGCATTAATTAA
- the hemW gene encoding radical SAM family heme chaperone HemW, with the protein MILYIHIPFCENKCGYCAFNSYENKSELKEEYTQALCLDLKHALNQTHEKIESVFIGGGTPNTLSVESFEKIFESIHQNASLSLDCEITTEANPELISKNWCQGLKDLGVNRLSLGVQSFREDKLLFLERQHSKNIAPVIETIFKSGIENISIDLIYNTPLDNENSLKEELKLAKELPINHLSAYSLSIEKNTNLEKNAKKPSSVDFDNVVKETLEGFSFKQYEVSNYARNYQVKHNLAYWGAKDYLGCGAGAVGCVENERFYAKKLIESYIKDPLQRQVETLSEQDKRLEKLFLGLRCILGVEINLLDAHKVELLTKENKAFIKNNRLVASDFFMADEMALWLL; encoded by the coding sequence ATGATTTTATATATTCATATCCCTTTTTGTGAAAATAAATGCGGTTATTGCGCTTTCAATTCCTATGAAAACAAGAGCGAATTGAAAGAAGAATACACGCAAGCGTTATGCTTGGATTTAAAACATGCCCTAAACCAAACCCATGAAAAAATTGAGAGTGTCTTTATTGGCGGCGGCACGCCCAACACTTTAAGCGTGGAGTCTTTTGAAAAGATTTTTGAAAGCATCCATCAAAATGCGAGTTTGAGTTTAGATTGCGAGATCACCACTGAAGCTAACCCTGAACTCATCTCTAAAAACTGGTGTCAAGGCTTAAAAGATTTAGGGGTCAACCGCTTGAGTTTAGGGGTGCAAAGTTTTAGGGAGGATAAATTATTGTTTTTAGAGCGCCAGCATTCCAAAAATATCGCTCCTGTGATAGAAACTATTTTTAAAAGCGGGATTGAAAATATCAGCATTGATTTGATTTATAACACCCCATTAGATAATGAAAACTCTTTAAAAGAAGAATTGAAACTCGCCAAAGAACTCCCCATCAACCATTTGAGTGCTTATTCTTTGAGTATTGAAAAAAACACGAATTTAGAAAAAAACGCTAAAAAACCCTCAAGCGTGGATTTTGACAATGTAGTGAAAGAAACTTTAGAGGGCTTTTCTTTCAAGCAATACGAAGTGTCCAATTACGCTAGGAATTACCAAGTCAAACACAATCTAGCTTACTGGGGGGCTAAAGATTATTTAGGGTGTGGGGCTGGCGCTGTGGGCTGCGTGGAAAATGAGCGTTTTTATGCAAAAAAACTCATAGAAAGTTATATTAAAGACCCCCTACAACGCCAAGTTGAGACGCTTAGCGAACAAGACAAGCGATTAGAAAAGCTGTTTTTGGGCTTAAGGTGCATTTTAGGGGTTGAGATTAACCTGTTAGATGCTCACAAAGTGGAGCTTTTAACTAAAGAAAATAAGGCTTTCATTAAAAACAACCGCTTGGTAGCGAGCGATTTTTTCATGGCCGATGAAATGGCTTTGTGGCTGCTATGA